AGATTTTAAAAAATCTTATTTAATAAAAAAACGCGTCGAAATAATATAAAATTTTAATTTAGATACATATTCTTTTCGTGAGAAATTTCATAAATTCAACGACTCTAATACCTTTAATACCTTTAGTAACCTCGTTATTTATTTTTATTTTATTGGTAAGTTTTAATAGAACACTTAACAGGTTAACAAAACCAGTTAGTGCACTGGTTGCATTATCTTTATTAAGTTCTGCTTTTATAAGCTTATTTGACTATTTTAAGAAAATAGAAGAAGAATTAGTTTTATTTGAATTTCTTAAATTTTTTGAAGAAAAAAATTTAGTTTTACATCTCAATTTATTAAATGAAAAAATTATAATTTTTTTCTCATTAATAATGATATTAATTATTGGAATATCTTTTTATAAATTGCCTAGAAAAAAAGGTTATGTCTCATTAATGATTAGTCTAGGATTAATATCTTCTTCGGTGATGCTCTCAATATTGCTAATAGATTTCTCAGCACTAATCTAAACTGTAGTAAGCATTGACAAAGCTTCGTTAAGTTCTTGGACATGATTTAATTCATCTTGAGCAATTTCTTTTATTTTTTGATCATTTGGATTATGTATTAAATATTTGGAATAAGTTTCAAATGCATGCTCTTCGATTTTTATGTTGACATCATAAGCATTAGCTGGAGAGAAAAAATAATAAAAAACCATGATCCAGTAATAGACAAGCACAAGGTGTCTCGCAAAAAATCTATCAATCCAGAACCTATCTCCTCCTCTTTTTTCCATTTCTTTAAGATGCTCAGTTTCGTTAATAGCTTGATAAAAATGTTCTTTCATTAAAATCATTGTTTTTTCATTTTTAATTCCAAGGGATTCTTTAAAATGAAGAACTGAAAGAAATGCAAAATAAGGTGATCTAGCTATTACTTCTAAAACCCAAAATCTCTGCAAAGATCTACCAGAGTATATAAAGTCTAAGAAGTTAACTGTACTATTCAAAATCAAAGAATTGAATTTCTTCATAAATTACGTTTTCTTTAAGTATAATTACTCAACAGTTTAAGGACTATAAAGTATTTAATTAATTAACCAAAAATTAATATTTATGGACTAAAAATTGATACTTCCATTGAAATATTTTTTTTTCATGCATTAATTGGATAGATAAAAATTTTATATGACAAATACTGAAAAAATTGCAAATGCCAAAAAGAGGATTGATGAATTAGAAAGACTTATAAAATATTGGAATGATTTAGACCATGATGAGGCAAAAACAGTAAATTTTACAAGGATCATTGAAAATATAGTCGCTTAGATTGTGATGATTAAGGCTGATTAACTTTTATCTACTTAAAGTGATTTAATATCTTTGAGGTTTCGAATATTATTTAAATTTTAAATAGAGCAATTAAACCTATTCTCAAAAACGGCGAGTAAGAAATAGTCTAAAAGAAAATTCTATATGAAAAGCTTTTCAAAAAAATATCTAGTTCCGATTAAATTTATACCATGGGTTTTTTGGGTATTTATATCTTTTATGAGCATATATTTGTGTAAGATAGCCTGGGTAAGTTGAATAATTAATGAATCTAGCTTTTCCTTAGCCAACCAGGAGCACCGCCAAACCAATCCGATATATCATCTTCATTTGGGTTGAAATGATTTTCTTTATCTAGTCCATCTATCCCAAACGACTGTAAGAGGTTATCAATCCCCCCATCATTTTTTGTCCCATTCCTTCTAAAGCTGTTAGCTTTTTTCAGCCAAAGTGAAATTGTCGAATTATAGTGCGCAAATTTCTCAACATATATCCTTTCTTCCAATGTAATTGATTGATCTCGAGCAATTCTTTTAATTATTCCTTGAATCTTTTGTCTTTTTTGATTACTAAGAAGCATTTTTGAAAAGTTCATTAAACCTTTTATAGGAGGGATTATTA
This region of Prochlorococcus marinus str. GP2 genomic DNA includes:
- a CDS encoding alternative oxidase; this translates as MKKFNSLILNSTVNFLDFIYSGRSLQRFWVLEVIARSPYFAFLSVLHFKESLGIKNEKTMILMKEHFYQAINETEHLKEMEKRGGDRFWIDRFFARHLVLVYYWIMVFYYFFSPANAYDVNIKIEEHAFETYSKYLIHNPNDQKIKEIAQDELNHVQELNEALSMLTTV